From one Mytilus edulis chromosome 1, xbMytEdul2.2, whole genome shotgun sequence genomic stretch:
- the LOC139524876 gene encoding uncharacterized protein, translating into MMSSVKWKTTISFQIYSQYKCIYIKFDYPPKETDFHEFKVQLVELDKAGYDAKLVKSVNIIQNEYVFDKLRPGRYKIKVGPQNCNACGWTATRPLIIENIPSKNIASEGNPYPTTESTQTTTSLPVTPTGEITSQENHTEKDTKFAETSASLAHTSTDSTYTTASLLVPHTGKRKSQEILYTEKNAIIAKTSSSSTHTQNITSDGNSYTTIDTTHNAASLRFAYTREITSLSSVSWTNQKTGIVVGAVLGSLLGVLLVFVLVYNVYISRKRKHELKKIDLETPAKHEEPLDTTIRTYAIDETNDDLLNFPKVYVVNSEDHLPHMKVVEAFAKFLDVQCHCDVIYAPWCLREYLDNKPKWITNSIDTADFVIIVNSNLTYHQFKSWKNQKKQFGKTTDSNQSFDLFMPPISQITERISNVNNPFKCIVVHFSYTDDNLTLDELCTGADFLIPKHIHELICQIHQMDTRRVGYCSIGYFADLLSSTREGQDLTECIASAANYDEQLTNSSNKYFGINGKGEYGIDVHFNSFESVDCNKLNNESFLDYNISAHIPPTSQNQNNVTQDNALRQDSFEDNNAVAITDILYHQTLQNCYSLNDNFSFKAPSDTDNDDVLSQNLHQQIYDLNKRMMDPRYENDMLPYCQQAVELSHEDEAISLGGQSV; encoded by the exons ATGATGTCATCTGTTAAATGGAAAACAACGATATCGTTTCAAATATATAGCCAGTATAAATGCATATACATTAAATTTGATTATCCACCAAAAGAGACAGATTTTCATGAGTTCAAAGTGCAATTAGTGGAACTTGACAAGGCGGGGTATGACGCGAAACTTGTAAAATCTGTCAATATCATACAG AATGAATACGTTTTTGACAAATTGCGGCCAGGTCGATACAAAATAAAA GTTGGACCCCAAAATTGCAATGCCTGTGGTTGGACTGCAACAAGACCTCTCATAATAGAAAACA TACCTTCGAAGAACATAGCATCAGAGGGAAATCCATACCCAACTACTGAGAGCACACAGACAACTACTTCGTTACCAGTAACACCCACAGGGGAAATAACATCACAGGAAAATCATACCGAAAAAGACACAAAATTTGCTGAAACGTCTGCATCGTTAGCACATACCAGTACTGACAGCACATATACTACAGCTTCGTTGTTAGTTCCACATACAGGGAAACGTAAATCACAGGAAATTCTTTATACCGAAAAAAATGCAATCATTGCTAAAACTTCTTCATCATCAACACATACACAGAACATAACATCTGATGGAAACTCTTATACCACTATTGACACCACCCATAATGCAGCTTCATTGAGATTTGCATATACTCGGGAGATAACGTCTTTGAGTTCAGTTTCATGGACCAATCAGAAAACAGGAATTGTTGTTGGTGCTGTACTTGGATCTTTACTTGGTGTATTGCTTGTATTTGTTTTGGTCTACAATGTGTACATTAGTAGGAAAAGAAAGCACG AGCTTAAAAAGATCGATCTAGAAACGCCAGCCAAACACGAAGAACCCTTGGATACTACCATTAGGACTTATGCCATTGACGAAACTAACG ACGATCTCCTCAATTTTCCTAAAGTATACGTTGTAAATTCAGAAGACCATCTACCACATATGAAGGTTGTCGAAGCCTTTGCAAAATTTCTAGATGTTCAATGCCACTGCGACGTAATTTATGCTCCATGGTGTCTCCGTGAATATCTAGATAATAAACCTAAATGGATCACTAACTCAATTGACACGGCCGATTTTGTCATTATTGTGAACTCCAACCTAACTTACCATCAATTCAAATCCTGGAAGAACCAGAAAAAACAATTTGGCAAAACAACAGACTCAAATCAATCGTTTGATTTGTTTATGCCACCGATAAGTCAAATTACTGAACGTATTAGTAATGTTAACAATCCATTCAAATGCATAGTTGTACATTTTAGTTACACTGATGATAACTTAACTCTGGACGAGCTATGCACAGGAGCAGACTTTTTAATTCCAAAACATATTCACGAGTTGATATGCCAAATACATCAAATGGATACCCGTCGTGTCGGTTATTGTAGTATTGGGTATTTTGCAGATCTTTTGTCTTCCACAAGAGAGGGGCAAGATTTGACTGAATGTATCGCATCAGCAGCAAATTATGATGAACAACTGACCAATTCGTCAAATAAATATTTTGGAATCAATGGGAAGGGTGAATATGGTATTGATGTTCACTTTAATTCGTTTGAAAGTGTGGATTGTAATAAACTAAACAATGAATCCTTCCTTGATTACAATATAAGTGCACACATTCCGCCAACTtctcaaaatcaaaacaatgtcaCTCAAGACAACGCACTTAGGCAAGATTCATTCGAAGACAATAATGCTGTTGCTATAACAGATATCTTGTATCATCAAACTTTACAGAATTGTTATTCGTTGAATGATAACTTCAGTTTTAAGGCCCCAAGTGATACTGATAATGACGATGTGTTGAGTCAGAACTTACACCAACAAATATATGATTTAAACAAAAGAATGATGGACCCACGCTACGAAAATGATATGTTGCCTTACTGCCAACAAGCAGTGGAGTTAAGTCATGAAGATGAGGCCATAAGCTTGGGTGGTCAGAGCGTCTGA